A stretch of the Haloarcula ordinaria genome encodes the following:
- a CDS encoding molybdopterin-dependent oxidoreductase, which translates to MANDVLETPVGRLLVSVAAGVAGLAGSYAVTGYAPTFVASPVERALARSMPGIVVSYAITYLGSLGQRLNLVAALVIVVAFIALAARASLLTGAATNNRLVPLVGTAVLTWLVAFVLTNEPVLSAGPAVAAAAIVGLAQLLDGASDRLTPVSETRRRVLTTIGAALGVSALGYALGNRRPATAFGADAPTLEAPGADLTDVQRQLATADTSSFRIDGLEPLVSDRFYEVDINSINPTIDAEEWSLSITGAVEQEVTLDYDDILEMDAENRFSTLRCVGEALNGWKMDNALWTGVPVDPLLEQAGVRSDCECVMLRADDGYFEEFPLPALRGGLLAYGMNGAVLPRGHGYPVRALVPGHWGEVNVKWLTEIELLEREADGYWENRGWHGTGPVKPIAKLHYDAELGNGRRRLAGHAYAGLRGVSRVEVSTDDGETWAEATLSDPLPGEDVWRQWQYTYERPGRPHTVVVRMVDGDGTVQTDEPANPFPSGPSGWVSKRFSG; encoded by the coding sequence ATGGCAAACGACGTCCTCGAGACGCCCGTCGGACGGCTGCTCGTCAGCGTCGCGGCGGGTGTCGCGGGACTCGCGGGTTCCTACGCCGTTACGGGCTACGCACCGACGTTCGTCGCCTCGCCCGTCGAACGGGCCCTCGCTCGCTCGATGCCGGGCATCGTCGTCTCCTACGCCATCACGTACCTGGGGAGCCTCGGCCAGCGGCTCAACCTCGTGGCGGCGCTCGTCATCGTCGTCGCGTTCATCGCGCTCGCCGCCCGCGCGTCGCTGCTCACCGGGGCCGCGACGAACAACCGCCTCGTCCCCCTCGTCGGGACCGCCGTCCTCACGTGGCTCGTCGCGTTCGTCCTGACGAACGAACCCGTCCTCTCGGCCGGACCGGCGGTCGCGGCGGCGGCTATCGTCGGTCTCGCACAGCTGCTCGACGGGGCGAGCGACCGGCTCACGCCAGTCTCGGAGACGCGGCGCCGCGTGCTCACGACCATCGGCGCCGCGCTCGGCGTGAGCGCACTCGGCTACGCGCTCGGGAACCGTCGGCCGGCCACGGCCTTCGGGGCCGATGCGCCGACGCTCGAGGCCCCGGGTGCCGACCTCACCGACGTCCAGCGGCAACTCGCGACCGCCGATACCAGCTCGTTCCGGATCGACGGGCTCGAACCGCTCGTCAGCGACCGGTTCTACGAGGTCGACATCAACTCCATCAACCCCACCATCGACGCCGAGGAGTGGTCGCTCAGCATCACCGGCGCGGTCGAACAGGAGGTCACGCTCGACTACGACGACATCCTCGAGATGGACGCCGAGAACCGCTTCTCGACGCTGCGCTGCGTCGGCGAGGCGCTGAACGGCTGGAAGATGGACAACGCCCTGTGGACTGGCGTCCCGGTCGACCCGCTGCTGGAGCAAGCCGGCGTCCGGAGCGACTGCGAGTGCGTGATGCTCCGGGCCGACGACGGCTACTTCGAGGAGTTCCCGCTCCCGGCGCTGCGTGGCGGCCTGCTCGCCTACGGGATGAACGGGGCCGTCCTCCCACGGGGCCACGGCTACCCCGTCCGCGCGCTCGTGCCCGGGCACTGGGGCGAGGTCAACGTCAAGTGGCTCACCGAAATCGAACTCCTCGAGCGGGAGGCCGACGGCTACTGGGAGAATCGCGGGTGGCACGGCACCGGGCCGGTCAAGCCCATCGCGAAGCTCCACTACGACGCGGAGCTCGGGAACGGCCGTCGCCGCCTCGCTGGCCACGCCTACGCCGGCCTCCGGGGCGTCTCCCGCGTCGAGGTCTCGACCGACGACGGCGAGACCTGGGCCGAGGCGACGCTGTCGGACCCGCTGCCGGGCGAGGACGTCTGGCGCCAGTGGCAGTACACCTACGAGCGACCGGGACGCCCCCACACGGTCGTCGTCCGCATGGTCGACGGCGACGGAACGGTCCAGACCGACGAGCCCGCCAATCCCTTCCCCAGTGGCCCCTCTGGCTGGGTCTCGAAGCGGTTCTCGGGATAG
- a CDS encoding HVO_2523 family zinc finger protein, whose protein sequence is MSDDAGGRPCPMCDRPMYHRHCKYVCPEHGVVYDCADTFY, encoded by the coding sequence ATGAGCGACGACGCGGGCGGTCGGCCCTGTCCGATGTGCGACCGGCCGATGTACCACCGCCACTGCAAGTACGTCTGCCCCGAACACGGCGTGGTCTACGATTGCGCTGACACGTTCTACTGA
- a CDS encoding PAS domain S-box protein, with protein MSGETGDIRVLHVDGDPDFGALVATHLQRTADDIRVSTESDPAAALDRLARESYDCVVSDYDVPGYPSLELFDAVRSESPDVPFVLFTEERGVASDALAAGVTEFLAKESGTDQFVVLANRIRRVVGERRANEALAATRRKLEQYETLVENVGDAMYILDRDGTVQAANDAMASHLGYEKRDIVGADAREFVPEADIRTAADQLLRLAAAEERTWSRFEMRTVDAEGTVTVNENKVTPLFDDEGRVVGSVGVLRDISDRKARETELERYETIVEAVGDPVYALDADGRFTYVNEALCQMTGYEHDELVGRHIGRIMTDEDVSAGEAVIRDLLDGGADHATLEMDVVTQRGDHVHSENHIALLPQSDGEFTGSAGVVRDITERQERERRLAEFASVVSHDLRSPLNVVQGRIDLARSTEDLSHLETAAEGASRMEVLIDELLTLARKGELVSETVPVDIEKAARDAWRNVDAPAATLQCHSTAIVDADAPRLGEVFENLFFNAIEHGGDRVTVQVGTIEGSDGATTGFYVADDGPGIPDDERAQVFERGYTTNPDGTGFGLAIVSDIVDAHGWAIDVETSAGGGARFEIRTTPDDQ; from the coding sequence ATGAGCGGCGAGACGGGCGACATCCGTGTACTCCACGTCGACGGCGACCCAGACTTCGGGGCGCTCGTCGCGACCCACCTCCAGCGGACGGCCGACGACATCAGGGTCTCCACGGAGTCAGACCCGGCCGCTGCGCTCGACCGGCTGGCGCGTGAATCGTACGACTGCGTGGTCAGCGACTACGACGTGCCCGGCTACCCGAGTCTCGAGCTGTTCGATGCCGTCCGGTCCGAGTCGCCCGACGTCCCCTTCGTCCTCTTCACCGAGGAGCGGGGCGTCGCGAGCGACGCGCTCGCCGCCGGCGTCACCGAGTTCCTGGCAAAGGAGAGCGGAACCGACCAGTTCGTCGTCCTCGCCAATCGAATCCGGCGCGTGGTCGGCGAGCGACGGGCGAACGAGGCGCTGGCTGCGACCCGTCGCAAACTCGAACAGTACGAGACGCTGGTCGAGAACGTCGGCGACGCGATGTACATCCTCGACAGGGACGGGACCGTCCAGGCCGCGAACGACGCGATGGCGTCACACCTCGGCTACGAGAAGCGCGACATCGTCGGTGCCGACGCGCGGGAGTTCGTGCCAGAGGCGGACATCCGGACCGCCGCCGACCAGCTACTGCGTCTGGCGGCCGCAGAGGAACGAACCTGGAGCCGCTTCGAGATGCGCACCGTTGACGCCGAGGGGACGGTGACGGTGAACGAGAACAAGGTCACGCCGTTGTTCGACGACGAGGGCCGGGTCGTGGGCTCCGTCGGCGTCCTCCGGGACATCAGCGACCGGAAGGCCCGCGAGACGGAGCTCGAACGCTACGAGACCATCGTCGAGGCCGTCGGTGACCCGGTGTACGCGCTCGACGCGGACGGCCGGTTCACCTACGTCAACGAGGCCCTCTGTCAGATGACGGGCTACGAGCACGACGAGCTCGTGGGCCGCCACATCGGGCGCATCATGACCGACGAGGACGTCAGCGCCGGTGAGGCGGTCATCCGGGACCTGCTGGACGGCGGCGCCGACCACGCGACACTGGAGATGGACGTGGTGACACAGCGCGGGGACCACGTCCACAGCGAGAACCACATCGCGTTGCTCCCCCAGTCAGACGGCGAGTTCACCGGCTCTGCTGGTGTCGTCCGCGACATCACCGAGCGACAGGAGCGGGAGCGGCGACTCGCGGAGTTCGCGTCGGTCGTCAGCCACGACCTGCGGAGTCCGCTCAACGTGGTCCAGGGGCGCATCGACCTCGCCCGGTCGACCGAGGACCTGAGCCACCTCGAGACCGCTGCCGAGGGCGCGAGCCGGATGGAGGTCCTCATCGACGAGTTGCTGACGCTCGCCCGGAAAGGGGAACTCGTCAGCGAGACCGTCCCGGTCGACATCGAAAAGGCCGCCCGGGACGCGTGGCGGAACGTCGACGCGCCGGCGGCGACGCTGCAGTGTCACTCGACCGCGATCGTCGACGCCGATGCGCCACGGCTGGGCGAGGTGTTCGAGAACCTGTTTTTCAACGCGATCGAGCACGGCGGTGACAGGGTCACGGTGCAGGTAGGGACCATCGAGGGGAGTGATGGCGCGACGACCGGGTTCTACGTCGCGGACGACGGCCCGGGAATCCCCGACGACGAGCGCGCCCAGGTCTTCGAGCGTGGCTACACGACGAACCCCGACGGAACGGGCTTCGGGCTCGCCATCGTCTCGGATATCGTCGACGCACACGGCTGGGCTATCGACGTGGAAACGAGCGCCGGCGGTGGCGCGAGGTTCGAGATCAGGACGACTCCGGACGACCAGTGA
- a CDS encoding TVP38/TMEM64 family protein, translating into MDRLAKRQVVGSAALVAFVAAATAILSPARVVAEVMHLADHPVYLAGVIVFLYLVRPLFAWPTMPLSAFVGFVLGFEYGFPVALMGALVTCLIPYRFARRAGEQGGMFGWLGDSGRQIIEVTGETRGVLAARLSPVPADPVSYGAGFAGVSTRPFVVGTFVGEIPWVLVEVLAGASMRSLSLSGLSIDALPQLVALFGAMAVLVMAGPAYRHVTGRPESS; encoded by the coding sequence ATGGACCGCCTCGCGAAACGGCAGGTCGTCGGCTCGGCGGCGCTGGTCGCGTTCGTCGCTGCCGCGACGGCGATTCTCTCCCCGGCGCGAGTCGTCGCGGAGGTCATGCACCTCGCCGACCACCCGGTGTATCTCGCGGGCGTCATCGTCTTCCTCTATCTCGTCCGGCCGCTGTTCGCGTGGCCGACGATGCCGCTCTCGGCGTTCGTCGGCTTCGTCCTCGGCTTCGAGTACGGGTTCCCGGTCGCGCTGATGGGCGCGCTCGTCACCTGCCTCATCCCCTACCGGTTCGCGCGCCGGGCGGGCGAGCAGGGCGGGATGTTCGGCTGGCTCGGTGACTCCGGTCGACAGATAATCGAGGTGACTGGCGAGACCCGCGGTGTCCTCGCCGCACGCCTCTCGCCGGTCCCGGCCGACCCAGTTTCTTACGGGGCCGGCTTCGCAGGGGTCTCGACGCGGCCGTTCGTGGTCGGGACCTTCGTGGGCGAGATTCCGTGGGTCCTCGTCGAGGTACTCGCCGGGGCTTCGATGCGCTCGCTGTCGCTGTCGGGGCTCTCTATCGACGCCCTCCCGCAGCTGGTCGCGCTCTTCGGGGCGATGGCCGTTCTGGTCATGGCCGGGCCGGCCTACCGACACGTCACTGGTCGTCCGGAGTCGTCCTGA
- a CDS encoding DUF5830 family protein: protein MPDADRDPVELGVELLAHLEHAELSVADAIDRIETVTANPQLQREILDTAVMRGVIDREDGLVRPRSGGTYVNFDADVVVREGSFTCRRCGADISTGHFVQFDGGELGAFGSTCIRKVLGRDEE, encoded by the coding sequence GTGCCTGACGCCGACCGGGACCCCGTCGAACTCGGGGTGGAGCTGCTCGCCCATCTCGAACACGCCGAACTGTCGGTCGCCGACGCCATCGACCGCATCGAGACGGTGACGGCCAACCCGCAGCTCCAGCGCGAGATTCTCGACACCGCCGTGATGCGGGGCGTCATCGACCGCGAGGACGGCCTGGTCCGACCACGCTCGGGCGGGACCTACGTGAACTTCGACGCCGACGTCGTGGTCCGCGAGGGCTCGTTCACCTGCCGGCGCTGCGGGGCCGACATCTCGACGGGCCACTTCGTGCAGTTCGACGGCGGCGAGCTGGGTGCCTTCGGCTCGACCTGTATTAGGAAGGTACTCGGCCGCGACGAGGAGTGA
- a CDS encoding DUF7115 domain-containing protein — MDIPDLVRQELGDEAVRAGVKLGDEDVVCFTPTRTLVYRGEGLLSDEKVSAYPLDFERLAVSEGRRKTKFTLFYVDEKRELTVPLNRGEAVLERVLEGKLQTSGVLEAEESVTGVFRFSELTLVVTERQLLKHIGNATWDADFEQFHFDDITSLQFEEGSVATAIVVAFGDRPERIKAPNEQARAVRKALEDSVFAYHDVSSLDELAEKVGPDEDEDADGAGGLGLESGIDPLVSSDDEADADESDEVAVSSRPSGGSATESQGPAAASATTETSPARSTDDSDGDHDIAALESQVAELTEAVERQGEQIQQQEQTIKQLIKELRQGR, encoded by the coding sequence ATGGACATTCCAGACCTCGTCCGACAGGAGCTCGGGGACGAGGCTGTCCGGGCCGGCGTGAAACTCGGGGACGAGGACGTCGTCTGTTTCACCCCGACCCGGACGCTCGTCTACCGTGGCGAGGGGTTGCTCAGCGACGAGAAGGTCTCGGCGTACCCGCTCGACTTCGAACGCCTCGCGGTCTCCGAGGGCCGGCGCAAGACAAAGTTCACGCTGTTCTACGTGGACGAGAAGCGCGAACTCACCGTGCCGCTCAACCGTGGTGAGGCGGTGCTCGAACGGGTGCTCGAGGGCAAACTCCAGACGTCGGGGGTCCTCGAGGCCGAGGAGAGCGTCACCGGCGTCTTCCGCTTCAGCGAACTCACCCTCGTTGTCACCGAACGACAGCTGCTCAAGCACATCGGGAACGCCACCTGGGACGCCGACTTCGAACAGTTCCACTTCGACGATATCACCAGCCTGCAGTTCGAGGAGGGGAGCGTCGCGACGGCCATCGTCGTCGCCTTCGGCGACCGACCGGAGCGGATCAAGGCGCCGAACGAACAGGCCCGCGCCGTTCGGAAGGCCCTCGAGGACTCCGTGTTCGCGTACCACGACGTCTCGTCGCTCGACGAACTCGCCGAGAAGGTCGGTCCCGACGAGGACGAGGACGCCGACGGGGCCGGCGGGCTGGGCCTGGAGAGCGGTATCGACCCGCTGGTCAGTTCGGACGATGAAGCCGACGCGGACGAGTCAGACGAAGTCGCCGTGTCGTCTCGCCCGTCAGGTGGTAGCGCGACCGAGTCCCAGGGGCCCGCGGCGGCGTCAGCGACGACAGAGACCTCGCCGGCCCGGTCGACGGACGACTCGGACGGCGACCACGACATCGCGGCCCTCGAGTCACAGGTCGCGGAACTGACCGAGGCGGTCGAGCGGCAGGGCGAGCAGATCCAGCAACAGGAGCAGACCATCAAGCAGCTCATCAAGGAACTCCGACAGGGCCGCTGA
- a CDS encoding HdeD family acid-resistance protein: protein MSIDIQQQSTAVDAQRVNWRLLAGAGVLISVLGLVAILAPFVTGIRLSLLLGTLLVIGGLGHIAHAFRAAGWTGSLWQVVLAVLYAGTGIVTLTNPVLGLVTLTLLLVVYFAMEGAVEAVMGLRLRPESQWAWFVGSGVLSFVLAGLLWVGFPSTAVWAVGLLFGINLLSTGITLIAVALSDREPVAPSIEEMSTGEPETG, encoded by the coding sequence ATGAGTATTGACATACAGCAACAGTCAACAGCGGTGGACGCCCAGCGCGTGAACTGGCGCCTCCTCGCGGGCGCGGGGGTGCTCATCTCCGTTCTCGGTCTCGTGGCGATACTCGCACCCTTCGTCACGGGCATCCGGCTCTCGCTCCTGCTCGGGACGCTCCTCGTCATCGGCGGACTCGGCCACATCGCCCACGCGTTCAGAGCTGCGGGCTGGACCGGCTCGCTGTGGCAGGTCGTCCTGGCGGTGCTCTATGCGGGGACCGGCATCGTGACGCTGACCAATCCCGTTCTCGGCCTGGTGACCCTGACGCTGCTCCTGGTCGTCTACTTTGCCATGGAAGGGGCCGTCGAGGCCGTCATGGGCCTGCGCCTCCGGCCGGAGTCGCAGTGGGCCTGGTTCGTCGGGAGCGGCGTGCTCTCGTTCGTCCTGGCGGGGCTCCTCTGGGTTGGCTTTCCCAGCACCGCCGTGTGGGCCGTCGGCCTCCTCTTCGGAATCAACCTCCTGAGTACCGGTATTACGCTGATTGCTGTCGCCCTTAGCGATCGGGAGCCCGTGGCCCCGAGCATAGAAGAGATGTCTACTGGCGAGCCTGAGACCGGGTAA
- a CDS encoding AI-2E family transporter — MEDNNSADDAPDASSGDHDESATAPTTGSQETGDDPGDSQTPSSPAEVLAGGLLGQPVRRDRIVLWLAAIVLSLTVAYVAWRYVGTLIVGVFAYYVTRPVFARINDRIESRTLAVAVALVTVALPVLVLIGWTLYVAVRSLSNVVDSDIGDQVAGLIQPYGDLTAIGADVTRTVEAVIADPLLLTQMELESVLAGSFSLLSAVVVELFTIGLHAFIVLIITFYLLRDDYRIAGWARGTFLTPDGVVEDYLVAVDRDLKNVFFGNILNALLTGFLAVFTYLLLNTMAPATVRIPEPALAGLLVGAASLVPVIGIKLVTWPIGGYLLVRALVLDPTAVWFPVVFFLVSFVVVDYIPDQLLRPYVSGRTLHIGAVMLAYTIGPILFGWYGIFLAPAILVVVFEFSRVVAPWLANPGSTAEDARPEESTSTESVETSQADSAPSITAVAQDESPPGGGS, encoded by the coding sequence ATGGAAGATAACAATTCAGCGGATGATGCGCCCGACGCGTCGAGTGGCGACCACGACGAGAGTGCAACAGCACCGACCACGGGCAGCCAGGAGACCGGGGACGACCCGGGCGACAGCCAGACACCGTCGAGTCCCGCCGAGGTGCTCGCAGGTGGCCTGCTCGGCCAACCGGTCCGCCGCGACCGCATCGTGCTCTGGCTGGCCGCTATCGTGCTGTCCCTCACCGTCGCCTACGTCGCGTGGCGGTACGTGGGCACCCTCATCGTCGGTGTGTTCGCCTACTACGTCACCCGTCCCGTCTTCGCCCGCATCAACGACCGGATCGAGTCGCGGACCCTCGCAGTGGCTGTCGCGCTGGTGACGGTCGCCTTGCCGGTCCTCGTCCTCATCGGGTGGACGCTCTACGTCGCGGTCCGGTCGCTCTCGAACGTCGTCGATAGCGACATCGGCGACCAGGTCGCGGGCCTCATCCAGCCGTACGGTGATCTGACGGCCATCGGGGCCGACGTCACCCGGACGGTGGAGGCGGTCATCGCCGACCCGCTGCTGCTCACCCAGATGGAACTCGAATCGGTGCTCGCTGGCTCGTTCTCGTTGCTGAGCGCAGTCGTCGTCGAACTGTTCACCATCGGCCTGCATGCGTTCATCGTACTCATCATCACGTTCTACCTGCTCAGAGACGACTACCGCATCGCCGGCTGGGCACGAGGGACCTTCCTGACTCCCGACGGAGTCGTCGAAGACTACCTCGTCGCCGTCGACCGCGACCTCAAGAATGTCTTCTTCGGCAACATCCTGAACGCGCTCCTCACGGGGTTCCTGGCCGTCTTCACGTACCTCCTTCTCAACACCATGGCCCCGGCGACGGTCAGAATCCCCGAACCCGCACTCGCGGGGCTCCTGGTCGGCGCCGCGAGTCTCGTCCCGGTCATCGGCATCAAACTCGTGACGTGGCCCATCGGCGGCTATCTGCTCGTGCGAGCGCTGGTCCTCGACCCGACCGCGGTCTGGTTTCCGGTCGTCTTCTTCCTCGTCTCGTTCGTGGTCGTAGATTACATCCCGGACCAGTTGCTCCGGCCGTACGTCAGCGGCCGGACGCTGCACATCGGCGCCGTCATGCTCGCGTACACCATCGGCCCGATACTGTTTGGCTGGTATGGGATCTTCCTGGCTCCGGCGATTCTCGTGGTGGTCTTCGAGTTCAGCCGAGTCGTCGCGCCATGGCTCGCGAATCCAGGGTCTACAGCGGAGGACGCCCGGCCCGAAGAATCCACGTCCACCGAGTCGGTCGAGACCAGCCAGGCAGACTCCGCGCCGTCCATCACGGCGGTGGCACAGGACGAGTCACCCCCGGGCGGTGGGTCGTAG
- a CDS encoding pyridoxamine 5'-phosphate oxidase family protein has translation MVTVTGPWTSEAVTAFLQETTVPLRLGCRRPTGDLWMLSLWYRYTDDGFVCATSADADVVQYLEADTRVSFEVSTNEPPYRGVRGNGTASIAVDGEKTVLCGLIERYLDDTESPLAERLLAPDRREVAITISPDRLHSWDYTDRM, from the coding sequence ATGGTTACCGTTACGGGTCCGTGGACGTCCGAGGCGGTGACGGCGTTCCTCCAGGAGACCACCGTGCCGCTCCGGCTCGGCTGTCGGCGACCGACCGGAGACCTGTGGATGTTGTCGCTGTGGTACCGCTACACCGACGACGGCTTCGTGTGTGCGACGTCGGCAGACGCGGACGTCGTCCAGTACCTGGAGGCCGACACACGCGTCTCCTTCGAGGTGTCGACGAACGAGCCGCCGTACCGCGGTGTCAGGGGTAACGGGACCGCGAGTATCGCGGTGGACGGGGAGAAGACGGTACTGTGCGGGCTCATCGAACGCTACCTCGACGACACCGAGTCGCCGCTGGCCGAGCGACTGCTCGCGCCGGACCGTCGGGAGGTCGCCATCACGATTTCGCCGGACCGACTCCACTCGTGGGATTACACCGACCGGATGTAG
- a CDS encoding ribonuclease H: protein MAAYGRPSLRDLFDESPTPHIAHPPRSHHRDFYIATDGSFRPHGSVSTTGTEDVSGGLGVVVETIDGERVVRLSVPDTAPDNNVAEYRALHLGLDVLAARAPPDARVGLLIDHDQLAANVNAEVLATHGSAYDPPHTVSVPRGTGLHWRGIQARINGFREIRAARISGDRNPAHPLANAPEQYAHVNGEADRCVRPGLRATDEQVPPPSRAERGASD from the coding sequence ATGGCCGCATACGGCCGGCCGTCACTTCGAGACCTGTTCGACGAATCACCCACCCCTCACATTGCGCACCCGCCGCGCAGCCATCACCGAGACTTCTACATCGCGACCGACGGGTCGTTCAGACCGCACGGGAGCGTCTCGACAACAGGCACGGAGGACGTCTCCGGGGGCCTCGGTGTCGTCGTCGAAACGATAGACGGAGAGCGCGTCGTCCGGTTGTCGGTACCCGACACCGCCCCGGACAACAACGTCGCGGAGTACCGCGCGCTCCACCTCGGACTCGACGTCCTCGCGGCGCGTGCGCCGCCGGACGCTCGGGTCGGACTGCTCATCGACCACGACCAGCTCGCGGCGAACGTCAACGCCGAGGTCCTGGCGACACACGGGTCCGCGTACGACCCGCCGCACACGGTGTCGGTCCCGCGAGGGACCGGACTCCACTGGCGTGGCATCCAGGCGCGTATCAACGGGTTCCGGGAGATTCGGGCCGCACGCATCTCCGGCGACCGGAACCCGGCACACCCGCTCGCGAACGCCCCCGAACAGTACGCCCACGTCAACGGCGAGGCGGACCGCTGTGTCCGCCCTGGGCTGCGAGCCACCGACGAGCAGGTCCCGCCTCCGTCCAGGGCCGAACGCGGCGCCTCAGACTGA